The proteins below come from a single Natranaerofaba carboxydovora genomic window:
- the fabD gene encoding ACP S-malonyltransferase: MSGLIFLFPGQGAQFPGMGSELVEEFETAKRTFKEADEILGFKLSEIILNGEKEDLMKTEITQPAILTVSIACMRVLAELGLKPEASAGLSLGEYSALVTAGSIEFEDALPLVKNRGKFMQEAVPQGQGKMLAVIGGETEKIEKVCEDVRNELGKTVRPVNYNCPGQIVIAGEAPAVDEAGIRCKEQNAKKVIELSVSAPFHSEMLEPASDKLAIELEKIEIKEPKIKVLSNVTGDVMEKPEVIRKLLTKQVKSPVLWEQSMRSFLDMGYKFYLELPPGSTLTSFMRKIDRKNAKIKTIEDPKKIEQVKSELSKEGIV; this comes from the coding sequence ATGAGCGGGTTAATTTTCCTTTTTCCCGGTCAGGGTGCTCAATTTCCTGGTATGGGATCAGAACTAGTAGAAGAGTTCGAAACAGCAAAAAGAACTTTTAAAGAAGCTGACGAAATATTAGGATTTAAGCTTTCAGAAATTATTCTTAATGGGGAAAAAGAAGATTTAATGAAGACAGAAATAACTCAGCCTGCCATACTTACGGTTAGTATAGCATGTATGAGGGTTTTGGCTGAACTTGGGTTAAAGCCAGAAGCATCGGCAGGGCTTAGCCTTGGAGAATACAGTGCCCTTGTAACTGCAGGCTCTATAGAATTTGAGGATGCTTTGCCACTTGTAAAAAATAGAGGCAAATTTATGCAAGAAGCTGTTCCTCAAGGCCAAGGGAAGATGCTAGCTGTTATTGGTGGGGAAACTGAAAAAATAGAAAAAGTTTGTGAAGATGTAAGAAATGAATTGGGTAAGACTGTAAGACCAGTAAATTATAATTGTCCTGGACAAATAGTTATAGCAGGGGAAGCTCCTGCTGTTGATGAAGCAGGGATAAGATGTAAAGAGCAAAATGCAAAAAAGGTAATAGAACTATCTGTGAGTGCGCCTTTTCACTCTGAAATGCTAGAGCCAGCTAGTGACAAACTGGCAATAGAGCTTGAAAAGATTGAAATAAAAGAACCTAAAATAAAAGTATTATCTAATGTGACAGGAGATGTAATGGAAAAACCTGAGGTAATAAGAAAACTACTTACAAAACAAGTAAAATCTCCGGTTTTATGGGAGCAGTCGATGAGAAGTTTCCTTGATATGGGGTATAAATTTTATTTAGAACTACCTCCTGGATCAACCCTTACTTCATTCATGAGAAAAATCGATAGGAAAAATGCAAAAATAAAGACTATAGAAGATCCAAAGAAAATAGAGCAGGTTAAAAGCGAGCTGAGTAAGGAGGGGATTGTGTGA
- the fabG gene encoding 3-oxoacyl-[acyl-carrier-protein] reductase, which yields MNELEKVALVTGGGRGIGRAISLELAKSGYYVIVNYSRSKEEAEKVVDEIKQAGGNATPFKAPVQDFEACKEMADYVLENFKRIDVLVNNAGITRDQLFVRMKEDDFDDVININLKGVYNCTKAFSKAMLKQKSGCIINMASVSGVVGNPGQSNYSASKAGVIGFTKSLARELGSRGIRVNAVAPGFIDTEMTEGFSEELKNEIVNETCLGRFGAPEEVAEAVGFLANSANYITGQVINVDGGMAM from the coding sequence GTGAATGAACTAGAAAAAGTTGCACTAGTGACAGGTGGCGGTAGAGGTATTGGTAGGGCTATTTCACTGGAGCTTGCAAAATCTGGGTATTATGTTATCGTTAATTATTCTAGAAGCAAAGAGGAAGCAGAAAAAGTTGTAGACGAAATCAAACAAGCAGGAGGAAATGCAACCCCCTTTAAAGCTCCTGTACAGGATTTTGAAGCCTGCAAAGAAATGGCTGATTATGTGTTAGAAAATTTTAAGAGAATTGATGTACTGGTTAATAATGCAGGTATTACAAGAGATCAACTTTTTGTTAGAATGAAAGAAGATGATTTTGATGATGTGATTAATATTAACCTAAAAGGTGTTTACAATTGTACCAAGGCTTTTTCAAAGGCTATGCTTAAACAAAAGTCAGGGTGTATTATTAACATGGCATCAGTATCTGGGGTAGTGGGTAACCCGGGTCAGTCTAATTACTCTGCTAGTAAAGCTGGAGTGATAGGATTTACCAAAAGTTTAGCTAGAGAACTAGGTAGTAGAGGTATAAGGGTAAATGCAGTAGCACCAGGATTTATTGATACTGAAATGACTGAAGGATTTAGCGAAGAATTAAAGAATGAAATAGTTAATGAAACCTGCCTTGGACGTTTTGGAGCACCTGAAGAGGTTGCTGAAGCAGTTGGTTTCTTGGCAAATTCCGCTAACTATATAACCGGTCAGGTGATAAATGTAGATGGCGGTATGGCAATGTAA
- the fabK gene encoding enoyl-[acyl-carrier-protein] reductase FabK, whose product MSRNRITDILNIDYPILQGGMAWVSTGELALAVSLAGGLGIIAAGNAPADVIEEEIKKVKKETDKPFGVNIMLLSPHVDEIMDLVVKEKVPVVTTGAGNPGKYMEKLKEADIKVIPVVPSIALAKRLEKQKVDALIAEGTEAGGHIGELTTMALVPQIVDAVNIPVIAAGGIADGRGMIAAFALGAEGVQIGTRFVCAKECTVHNNYKEAVIKAKDRDTVVSGRSTGHPVRSIKNKLTGKFNQLEKEGAKAEEIEELGAGKMALAAKDGDTSLGSVMAGQVAAMIKEEKTAKEIIDEVVTEAKELEQNLKLDF is encoded by the coding sequence TTGAGTAGAAATAGAATTACTGATATTTTAAATATTGATTATCCAATTTTGCAGGGTGGTATGGCCTGGGTTTCTACTGGAGAGCTAGCTTTAGCTGTCTCTCTAGCAGGAGGGCTTGGTATTATAGCTGCTGGAAATGCACCTGCGGATGTCATTGAAGAAGAGATAAAAAAAGTTAAGAAAGAAACGGATAAGCCTTTTGGTGTTAATATTATGCTATTATCCCCTCATGTAGATGAAATCATGGACCTTGTAGTTAAGGAAAAAGTGCCTGTGGTTACAACAGGAGCCGGAAACCCAGGGAAATATATGGAAAAACTAAAAGAAGCAGATATAAAGGTTATCCCTGTAGTCCCATCTATTGCTTTAGCAAAACGCCTGGAAAAACAGAAAGTAGATGCTTTAATTGCAGAAGGGACAGAAGCTGGTGGCCATATTGGTGAGCTAACAACTATGGCTCTTGTGCCTCAAATTGTTGATGCAGTAAATATTCCAGTCATTGCAGCAGGTGGAATTGCTGATGGAAGAGGAATGATTGCAGCGTTTGCCCTTGGAGCAGAAGGGGTACAGATTGGCACAAGGTTTGTCTGTGCTAAAGAATGTACGGTACATAATAATTATAAAGAAGCTGTTATAAAGGCTAAAGATAGAGACACAGTCGTATCTGGTAGATCTACTGGACATCCAGTAAGATCAATAAAAAATAAATTGACAGGTAAGTTTAACCAACTTGAAAAAGAAGGTGCAAAAGCAGAAGAAATTGAAGAGCTTGGAGCAGGTAAAATGGCTCTTGCAGCAAAAGATGGTGATACATCTCTGGGTTCAGTAATGGCAGGGCAGGTTGCTGCAATGATAAAAGAAGAAAAAACAGCAAAAGAGATAATTGATGAGGTCGTAACAGAGGCAAAGGAGCTAGAACAGAATCTAAAGTTGGATTTTTAG
- a CDS encoding beta-ketoacyl-ACP synthase III translates to MLNNIKVLSTGKHLPERVVTNKELENYVETSENWISSRTGIEERRFVSDNESTSDLAAVAAKEALKRAEVKPEEVSMIVVTTMTPDMPFPSTACLVQDKIGAENAFAFDLEAACSGFLYGLIVGSQFVSAGSCRYVLVIGAETMSKILDFEDRSTCVLFGDGAGACLLGKADNHNQGILSFDLGADGGKSEILKMPGGGSLFPASHETVKNRYHYLKMNGNEVYKFAVKFLGQSALKTLEDAGKNPDEIDLLIPHQANLRIIDSAVKKLGIDYDKVFLNVAKYGNMSAASIPVALDEALDDGKITRGDLLVLVGFGAGLTWGSCVLVW, encoded by the coding sequence ATGCTGAATAATATAAAAGTACTATCAACAGGAAAACATCTACCTGAAAGGGTAGTTACAAATAAAGAGTTAGAGAACTATGTAGAAACGAGTGAGAATTGGATAAGCAGTAGAACAGGAATAGAGGAAAGAAGATTTGTATCAGATAATGAATCCACTTCTGATCTTGCTGCAGTTGCTGCTAAAGAAGCTCTAAAGAGAGCTGAGGTAAAGCCTGAAGAGGTTTCGATGATAGTGGTGACTACTATGACACCGGATATGCCCTTTCCTTCTACAGCATGTTTGGTTCAGGACAAAATAGGAGCTGAAAACGCTTTTGCTTTTGATTTAGAAGCAGCTTGTTCTGGATTTTTGTATGGGTTAATAGTAGGCAGCCAATTTGTTTCCGCTGGAAGTTGTCGATATGTACTTGTTATTGGAGCTGAAACAATGAGCAAAATTTTGGATTTTGAAGATAGGTCTACATGTGTTTTGTTCGGGGATGGTGCAGGGGCATGTCTCTTAGGAAAAGCAGACAATCACAATCAAGGTATTTTATCTTTTGACCTAGGAGCTGATGGAGGAAAAAGCGAAATACTTAAAATGCCAGGTGGAGGCTCTTTGTTTCCTGCAAGCCATGAAACCGTAAAAAACAGGTATCATTATTTAAAGATGAATGGGAATGAAGTATATAAATTTGCAGTGAAATTTTTAGGGCAGTCCGCCCTAAAAACCCTGGAAGACGCAGGGAAAAATCCCGACGAAATAGATCTATTAATACCTCATCAAGCAAATCTAAGAATTATCGATTCAGCAGTCAAAAAACTCGGCATAGACTATGATAAAGTATTTCTTAATGTGGCAAAATACGGAAATATGTCTGCGGCCTCTATACCTGTAGCCTTGGATGAAGCATTAGACGATGGGAAAATTACCAGAGGAGATTTGCTAGTCCTTGTAGGGTTTGGAGCCGGACTAACATGGGGCAGTTGTGTACTCGTCTGGTAA
- the acpP gene encoding acyl carrier protein: MAAFDKVKEIIVDQLGVEEDQVKLETSFTEDLEADSLDIVELIMALEEEFDMEISDEEAEKMTTVQEVVDYIDNNQ; this comes from the coding sequence GTGGCAGCTTTTGATAAAGTTAAAGAAATTATAGTTGATCAATTAGGGGTAGAAGAAGACCAGGTAAAACTAGAAACCAGCTTTACTGAAGATTTAGAAGCTGATTCTTTGGATATAGTTGAATTGATTATGGCTTTAGAAGAGGAATTTGATATGGAGATTTCTGATGAAGAAGCTGAAAAAATGACTACAGTACAAGAAGTTGTAGATTACATTGATAACAATCAATAA